One stretch of Eupeodes corollae chromosome 2, idEupCoro1.1, whole genome shotgun sequence DNA includes these proteins:
- the LOC129945172 gene encoding uncharacterized protein LOC129945172 translates to MPGTNDQPMNAKADAPTDNSMEALEAQLQDLQQQVLSQQALAQAARGTEVESSHAQFTLVNLRSDARKFNLVIAHLDQTTATEVQDVIINPPQGNAYVRLKEELISRLAPSRDTQIRQMLDREQLGDRKPSQFLRRLKDLAGGTMTDDALKAIWIDRLPVQTQSILAAHPPGTAENPTNLDNLGLIADRINDVIPQQQVASTSSHPNPSFLSLSEKVEQLAKQVEAMYTNRGDQNRRLARSRSRSRARQNRYPTPTSNEKKNNNQTRFCYFHRNWGSKARNCRPPCDFNQQAGNENGCH, encoded by the exons ATGCCTGGAACCAACGACCAACCTATGAACGCTAAAGCTGATGCTCCGACAGACAATTCAATGGAAGCATTGGAAGCGCAATTGCAAGATCTCCAGCAACAAGTACTTTCCCAGCAGGCACTAGCACAAGCAGCGAGAGGTACGGAGGTTGAATCTAGCCATGCTCAA TTTACATTGGTGAATTTGCGATCTGATGCCCGAAAGTTTAACCTCGTCATTGCTCATCTGGATCAGACCACAGCCACAGAAGTACAAGACGTCATCATCAATCCACCACAAGGTAATGCATATGTTCGATTAAAAGAAGAACTTATTTCTCGTTTGGCCCCATCTAGAGACACACAGATTAGGCAAATGCTAGATCGAGAACAGCTAGGTGACAGGAAACCGTCTCAGTTTCTTCGACGATTGAAGGATTTAGCTGGCGGTACAATGACTGACGATGCTTTAAAGGCAATTTGGATTGATAGATTGCCTGTCCAAACACAATCTATACTTGCTGCACATCCTCCTGGTACAGCTGAAAATCCAACAAATCTTGATAACCTTGGTCTCATCGCTGACAGAATCAACGACGTCATTCCACAGCAACAAGTTGCCAGCACATCTAGCCACCCAAATCCTTCATTTTTGAGTCTCTCAGAGAAAGTGGAACAACTGGCTAAGCAAGTTGAAGCCATGTACACGAACCGAGGAGACCAAAATCGCAGGCTGGCAAGATCGAGATCACGCTCTCGTGCTAGGCAAAACAGATATCCAACACCAACTTCGAACgagaagaaaaacaacaatcaaACTCGTTTTTGCTATTTCCATCGTAACTGGGGATCTAAAGCAAGAAATTGCCGCCCACCATGTGATTTCAACCAGCAAGCGGGAAACGAAAACGGATGTCATTGA